TCGGCGTGACGCGCCAGACTATTATCGCCATCGAGCAGGGCCGCTACTCACCGTCACTCGAGATGGCTTTCCAGATCGCGCGAGCCTTCGGCGTCCCCCTCGATGACGTGTTCCGGTACCCGGAGGGCGAAGGCGAGACCACGTGAAGTCGATCGTCCGAGGCCGCACCAGCCTGCCCGGAATCCGGGATCGGGGGACAGCGACAAGTCTGAGGGAAGAGCTCGTTCAATCCGGGGAGTCACGCCGGTCATCCGCAAGACGCTT
This genomic window from Anaerolineales bacterium contains:
- a CDS encoding helix-turn-helix transcriptional regulator yields the protein MGKPTKVTNAIRTLRFTHGEMTQAELADRIGVTRQTIIAIEQGRYSPSLEMAFQIARAFGVPLDDVFRYPEGEGETT